The following are from one region of the Simiduia agarivorans SA1 = DSM 21679 genome:
- a CDS encoding fatty acid desaturase translates to MSARDYSLTGPCGADAQRNGLADAHWYQSPVDKGAMRALLVRKDWPAIRDTLIWFSLLAVAGYSMVQTWGSAWFLLPFFFYAFLYASVSDSRWHECSHGTAFKTDWMNRALYEVASFMILRESTTWRWSHIRHHTDTIIVGRDPEIASQRPARPLALFLSFFKYPALVTELRRMLIHACGQRDQEAATYVPASEWPAIHWKARVYVAVYVGVVALAIVQQSWLPLMFVGLPSVFGTWLIGLYGYTQHAGLAENVTDHRLNSRTVLMNPLNRFLYWNMNYHVEHHMYPLVPYHALPALHALVKDDCPPAYDGLWAAWKEILAAWKRQIKDPDYFVRRPLPAPATPAPASEALAVGHDGWVCAGNADQIQNADVLRIDAAGHTYAIYRNQAGDLFATEGICTHGNAHLAEGLVIGDEIECPKHNGRFALSDGHATRAPACVALERYPVEQRGEKLWLNTAPYPRIDSIRRWSLRVVAVRNLSTFIREIELEPQQLVPKFNYQPGDYLRICVPAYQSLNLNPAQQQGSQSQIWQSLGLHTAKAFNRQPCMRNYSLATNPVKDERLVLNVRLAFNPSAPELHLGVGSGYMYSLSEGDVIEAVGPQGEFRIKHTRAEKIYIGGGAGMAPLKSHLSYLLETEQVSQPIRFWYGARNHQEALYQDYFEQLAQKYPNFRFNLVLSEPESEQDARYPNGFVHQVVEQDFLSKGSDCQQYEFYLCGPPPMMAATRNLLQKLGVPEQQIAFDEF, encoded by the coding sequence TACCGGCCCCTGTGGTGCGGACGCCCAGCGCAACGGGCTGGCGGACGCCCATTGGTACCAGAGCCCGGTGGATAAAGGTGCCATGCGCGCGCTGCTGGTGCGCAAGGACTGGCCGGCGATACGCGATACGCTTATTTGGTTTTCCCTCTTGGCGGTAGCCGGCTATTCCATGGTGCAGACTTGGGGCAGCGCCTGGTTTTTACTGCCTTTTTTCTTCTATGCATTTCTCTATGCTTCGGTATCAGATTCCCGTTGGCATGAATGCAGTCATGGCACCGCGTTTAAAACCGATTGGATGAACCGCGCCTTGTATGAGGTGGCGTCGTTCATGATTTTACGCGAGTCCACCACCTGGCGTTGGAGCCACATCCGCCACCACACAGACACCATTATTGTGGGGCGCGATCCGGAAATTGCCAGCCAGCGACCGGCGAGGCCGCTGGCGTTATTTTTATCGTTCTTCAAATACCCCGCCCTGGTCACTGAATTGCGCCGGATGCTGATTCATGCCTGCGGCCAGCGCGACCAGGAGGCTGCAACCTATGTGCCGGCCAGCGAATGGCCAGCGATACATTGGAAAGCGCGCGTGTATGTAGCGGTCTACGTTGGCGTAGTGGCGCTGGCGATCGTGCAGCAAAGTTGGTTGCCGCTGATGTTCGTCGGCTTGCCATCGGTTTTTGGCACCTGGTTGATTGGTCTCTACGGTTATACCCAACACGCAGGTCTGGCAGAGAACGTTACTGATCATCGGTTGAATAGTCGCACGGTACTGATGAATCCGCTCAACCGCTTTTTGTACTGGAACATGAATTACCATGTTGAGCACCACATGTATCCGTTGGTGCCTTACCATGCGCTGCCCGCGCTGCATGCGCTCGTGAAAGATGATTGCCCGCCTGCTTATGATGGCCTGTGGGCGGCCTGGAAAGAAATCCTTGCCGCCTGGAAGCGGCAGATAAAAGACCCCGACTATTTTGTCCGGCGGCCGCTGCCAGCGCCGGCGACACCAGCGCCAGCGTCGGAAGCGTTAGCCGTGGGTCATGACGGTTGGGTGTGTGCGGGCAATGCTGACCAGATTCAAAATGCCGATGTGCTGCGCATTGATGCGGCTGGCCATACTTATGCTATCTACCGCAACCAGGCAGGTGATTTGTTCGCCACCGAAGGGATCTGTACCCACGGTAATGCGCACCTGGCGGAGGGACTGGTCATAGGCGATGAAATAGAATGCCCGAAGCACAACGGCCGTTTTGCGCTATCCGATGGCCACGCCACAAGAGCGCCCGCCTGTGTGGCACTTGAACGCTACCCGGTAGAGCAGCGCGGTGAAAAACTATGGCTGAACACCGCGCCTTATCCGCGTATCGACAGTATCCGGCGCTGGTCGCTGCGGGTGGTTGCTGTGCGCAACCTGTCTACCTTTATTCGCGAGATCGAGCTTGAGCCCCAGCAGCTGGTACCGAAATTCAACTATCAACCCGGTGATTACTTGCGCATTTGTGTGCCTGCCTACCAATCGCTGAATCTGAATCCGGCGCAACAGCAGGGCAGCCAGTCTCAGATCTGGCAGTCCCTTGGGCTTCACACGGCAAAGGCCTTCAATCGCCAGCCCTGTATGCGTAACTACTCATTGGCGACCAACCCGGTAAAAGATGAACGGTTGGTGTTGAATGTGCGGCTGGCATTTAACCCGAGCGCGCCAGAACTTCATCTGGGCGTGGGATCGGGCTACATGTACAGCCTCTCTGAGGGCGATGTGATTGAAGCGGTCGGACCCCAAGGCGAGTTCCGAATCAAACACACCAGAGCAGAAAAAATCTATATCGGCGGTGGTGCTGGTATGGCGCCTTTGAAGTCGCATTTGTCTTACCTGTTGGAAACCGAACAGGTCAGCCAACCAATCCGCTTTTGGTATGGTGCGCGCAATCATCAAGAGGCGTTATATCAGGATTATTTTGAGCAGTTGGCACAAAAGTATCCCAATTTCCGTTTTAACTTGGTGCTGTCTGAACCCGAATCGGAACAGGATGCCCGCTATCCGAATGGTTTTGTACATCAGGTAGTGGAACAGGACTTTCTTTCAAAGGGTAGCGATTGTCAGCAATACGAATTTTACCTGTGCGGCCCGCCACCGATGATGGCAGCCACGCGTAACCTGCTGCAAAAACTGGGTGTGCCTGAACAGCAAATTGCGTTTGACGAGTTCTAA
- the tpiA gene encoding triose-phosphate isomerase: protein MREKLVIGNWKMNGSALHIDSFVDALRQKIPADFRAQTLIAPPACYLGYASPRFEEVGIGLCAQDVSAYPVGAYTGEISAGMLLDLGCRFAIVGHSERRSYHGETDAVVAAKVKQALRDGIRPVVCVGEALAQREEGRYEQVIRQQVQAVLQVCEPEVWSDLVFAYEPVWAIGTGQTATPEQAQEAHRFIRSLLGAPGASVSILYGGSVKPENAAAIFSQPDVDGGLIGGASLCAADFKAVFSAI, encoded by the coding sequence ATGCGCGAAAAGCTGGTTATTGGCAATTGGAAGATGAATGGGTCTGCTTTGCACATCGACAGCTTCGTGGATGCGCTCCGGCAGAAGATACCCGCTGACTTTCGCGCCCAAACCCTGATTGCGCCTCCGGCTTGTTACCTGGGCTATGCCAGCCCGCGTTTTGAAGAGGTGGGCATCGGCCTGTGTGCCCAGGATGTGAGTGCATACCCGGTTGGCGCTTATACGGGCGAAATTTCTGCCGGGATGTTGTTGGATCTCGGTTGCCGCTTTGCCATTGTGGGGCATTCGGAGCGGCGTAGCTACCATGGAGAAACTGATGCGGTTGTCGCTGCGAAAGTGAAGCAGGCATTGCGCGATGGTATCCGGCCTGTAGTGTGCGTTGGAGAGGCTCTGGCTCAGCGGGAAGAGGGGCGCTATGAGCAGGTGATCAGACAGCAGGTGCAGGCGGTACTGCAAGTGTGCGAGCCTGAGGTTTGGTCCGATTTGGTATTCGCTTACGAACCGGTTTGGGCAATTGGCACAGGGCAAACTGCTACACCGGAGCAGGCGCAGGAGGCGCACCGGTTTATTCGCAGTCTGCTTGGCGCGCCAGGTGCCTCGGTGTCCATCTTGTATGGTGGCAGTGTAAAGCCAGAAAATGCCGCTGCAATATTTTCTCAACCGGATGTAGATGGCGGCCTGATTGGTGGTGCTTCACTTTGCGCGGCAGATTTTAAAGCGGTTTTCAGCGCAATCTGA
- a CDS encoding substrate-binding periplasmic protein, whose product MRFPALVAGVVMFPWLVFAEADSRPVVSFSVSVWPALMASDGRGLFSDLISQALPQYQIEYQVVPWRRATQMLVAGDVDGQIGTYRAALINQVDPGNVKISNRVPIYLERVEVWCHSGRALANWRVELRGLSYAWPRGYDYDVHFAIPKAMEVHDTEQGIRMLLARRIDCYIDDSGDIAHRLPMDAVQAHRLNTAPIGSHPLFVTFMDHEQGREIAQALDAGLTRLRATGEARRLFTKWGVLKNYPESSAD is encoded by the coding sequence ATGCGATTTCCTGCCCTTGTTGCTGGTGTAGTGATGTTCCCCTGGTTGGTTTTCGCTGAAGCGGATAGCCGGCCAGTGGTGAGCTTTTCTGTGTCAGTCTGGCCGGCGTTGATGGCGTCTGATGGCCGGGGTTTGTTTTCGGATCTCATTTCGCAGGCGCTACCGCAATACCAGATTGAATATCAGGTCGTACCCTGGCGGCGCGCTACACAGATGCTCGTGGCCGGTGATGTGGACGGTCAGATAGGCACCTATCGCGCTGCGCTGATCAACCAGGTGGATCCGGGCAACGTAAAAATCAGCAACCGTGTGCCAATCTACCTGGAAAGGGTTGAGGTGTGGTGTCATTCAGGGCGTGCTCTGGCCAACTGGCGCGTTGAACTGCGGGGGCTAAGCTACGCCTGGCCGCGTGGCTATGACTATGACGTTCACTTCGCTATCCCAAAGGCGATGGAAGTCCACGATACCGAACAAGGTATTCGCATGTTACTTGCGCGCCGCATCGACTGCTACATTGACGATAGCGGCGACATTGCGCACCGGCTGCCAATGGACGCCGTGCAGGCGCATCGGCTTAATACCGCGCCTATTGGCAGTCACCCGCTCTTCGTCACGTTCATGGATCACGAGCAAGGCAGGGAAATTGCACAAGCCCTTGATGCCGGGCTGACCAGGCTTCGTGCCACGGGCGAGGCCAGGCGTCTGTTCACCAAGTGGGGGGTACTGAAGAATTATCCGGAATCTTCCGCAGACTAG
- a CDS encoding alpha/beta fold hydrolase: protein MRRHSIFWSLSLLLLLTLRVGASEIPPLRIAVLDTVHLESGEHLQNAKVGYRTKGTLNKEKSNAVLYLTWFGGTSEDLFKYGVINVVDTTQFFLVVVDAFGNGISSSPSNHPDFPRITIGDMVKAQHQLLTQSLDIPSLHAVMGTSMGGMQTFEWVTQFPTFMDRAITIVGSPRPAAYDQLLWQTQLQAITQAADAGNAEEAAAMVGMISTLALHTPQYHALHTPVSQAGSFIHAAQTGVSRSMRDTAAQLDAMLSHDISRRAGNDITAAAKSIQARMLNIVDRQDHMVTPEPALQLSTLLGAETLVLDTHCGHMTTRCEGERIDRAIRQFLSAH, encoded by the coding sequence ATGCGACGGCACAGTATTTTTTGGTCCCTATCCCTGCTGCTACTACTGACACTCAGGGTTGGCGCGAGTGAGATCCCCCCACTGAGGATTGCCGTACTCGACACCGTTCATCTCGAAAGTGGGGAGCATCTTCAAAATGCCAAAGTAGGCTACCGAACCAAGGGAACGCTCAACAAAGAAAAGAGCAATGCGGTGTTGTATCTCACCTGGTTTGGCGGCACATCTGAAGATCTGTTCAAATATGGTGTTATTAATGTGGTTGATACAACGCAATTCTTTCTGGTTGTCGTGGATGCCTTTGGCAATGGCATCTCGTCCTCACCGTCGAATCACCCCGATTTTCCCCGGATTACCATTGGCGACATGGTTAAAGCGCAACATCAGTTGCTGACACAATCACTCGACATCCCGTCGCTTCACGCCGTCATGGGAACTTCAATGGGGGGCATGCAGACATTTGAATGGGTTACACAATTTCCCACTTTTATGGACCGCGCCATTACCATCGTAGGCAGTCCCCGGCCAGCAGCTTATGACCAGTTATTGTGGCAAACACAGTTACAGGCGATTACTCAGGCCGCAGACGCGGGCAACGCGGAAGAAGCCGCAGCAATGGTGGGGATGATCAGTACACTTGCGCTCCATACACCGCAATACCACGCTTTACACACACCGGTGAGCCAGGCGGGCAGTTTTATCCACGCCGCTCAGACCGGCGTCTCCCGATCAATGCGGGATACCGCAGCGCAATTGGACGCCATGCTCTCACACGATATCAGCCGTCGTGCCGGCAATGACATCACCGCTGCCGCAAAATCCATACAGGCGCGCATGCTGAATATCGTAGACAGGCAGGATCACATGGTCACACCAGAACCCGCTCTGCAACTCAGCACACTGCTGGGTGCAGAAACTTTAGTGCTGGATACACACTGTGGTCACATGACTACTCGTTGTGAAGGTGAACGGATCGATCGTGCCATCCGGCAATTTCTGTCTGCGCACTGA
- a CDS encoding beta-L-arabinofuranosidase domain-containing protein: MYQAPQPVKFSPKKINRYDFSADSVALSGELGERLARSIQRISHEAPFSEEYLLKQIKTDPQTWTNFPCCHGDVAGRWLWAQALAHSDCTEAPADVVSLAHKAIAHQQADGHFGNETIAPGVETMLGAYGNGWMLKGLSVLASLFPDAKLETAVRQHVQWYIDQYPYWEEVARNIRERDTEYYAVTPSGYFHGLAGLSSAYQITGDERILTLARQFMPNVASLAEADHSHSYLTVRRGCLEFAERGGDTGMVAAIEKELEQVWREFVMESGGIPERFVKFGKDHIHDDEACSHADWMLLCLKLHKLTGKDAWLERGILCLENQFFYNQTINGGFGARLIYQNRYLQMGKEGYWCCSLYGPSVMLEAASYFVQRDGDTLSVLHPIEGTFTFGDQTVNLSWSADYRQFIVDLSQAPAIQKVNLREPSWASWHAGQYNHTHTYTAHWKFWNATPGKAPEPVTAESGNVYTQFLGPWMLAARAAQNVDIPTLPMRAMASGAAIDGLEIRTMKGLPQTSKTLMAVAPSDVQINQYDVFSWPNQPGNQIMLYPLKDKESPDNMKTWFKAL; this comes from the coding sequence ATGTACCAAGCACCACAACCCGTAAAATTCAGCCCGAAGAAAATCAACCGATACGATTTTTCGGCCGACAGCGTAGCGCTTTCCGGTGAGCTGGGGGAACGCCTGGCTCGCTCAATTCAGCGCATCAGCCACGAAGCGCCGTTCAGCGAAGAGTATTTGCTTAAGCAAATCAAAACTGATCCGCAAACATGGACCAACTTTCCCTGTTGCCATGGCGACGTCGCCGGGCGTTGGTTGTGGGCCCAGGCGCTGGCGCATTCCGACTGTACTGAGGCGCCTGCTGACGTGGTAAGCCTGGCGCACAAGGCCATCGCTCACCAACAGGCCGACGGTCATTTTGGCAACGAGACTATCGCACCTGGCGTTGAAACCATGCTTGGCGCTTACGGCAATGGCTGGATGCTCAAAGGATTATCGGTACTGGCCAGCCTGTTCCCCGATGCAAAACTCGAAACCGCCGTGCGCCAGCACGTGCAGTGGTACATCGATCAGTACCCCTATTGGGAAGAGGTGGCCCGCAACATCCGCGAACGCGACACCGAATATTATGCGGTAACACCCAGCGGATACTTCCACGGTTTGGCGGGACTCTCAAGCGCCTACCAGATCACCGGCGACGAACGCATTCTTACCCTGGCCAGACAATTCATGCCCAATGTGGCCTCGCTGGCAGAGGCAGATCACTCGCACTCTTACCTTACCGTGCGACGCGGCTGCCTGGAATTTGCCGAGCGCGGTGGCGACACCGGAATGGTAGCGGCCATTGAAAAGGAGTTGGAACAGGTGTGGCGGGAATTTGTGATGGAATCCGGCGGCATACCCGAGCGCTTTGTAAAATTCGGCAAGGATCACATACATGACGATGAAGCCTGCTCCCACGCCGACTGGATGTTGCTGTGCCTCAAATTGCACAAGCTCACGGGCAAAGACGCCTGGCTGGAGCGCGGGATTCTGTGCCTGGAAAACCAATTTTTCTACAACCAGACCATCAATGGCGGCTTTGGCGCACGGCTGATTTACCAGAATCGCTACCTGCAAATGGGCAAGGAAGGCTATTGGTGCTGCTCGCTCTACGGACCCTCGGTGATGCTGGAAGCCGCCAGCTATTTTGTGCAGCGCGATGGCGACACGCTCAGCGTGCTTCATCCCATTGAAGGTACTTTTACGTTCGGCGATCAGACCGTCAATCTCAGCTGGAGTGCAGACTACCGTCAGTTCATCGTTGATCTCTCGCAGGCGCCCGCTATACAAAAGGTCAATCTGCGCGAGCCAAGTTGGGCCAGCTGGCATGCCGGGCAATATAATCACACGCACACCTATACCGCCCATTGGAAATTCTGGAACGCCACACCCGGGAAAGCGCCCGAGCCTGTGACAGCGGAAAGCGGCAACGTCTACACCCAATTCCTGGGCCCCTGGATGCTCGCCGCGCGAGCTGCACAAAACGTGGACATTCCCACCCTGCCCATGCGCGCCATGGCCAGCGGCGCAGCGATAGATGGTTTGGAAATCCGCACCATGAAAGGCCTGCCACAAACCAGCAAAACCCTCATGGCCGTGGCGCCCAGCGACGTACAAATAAACCAGTACGACGTATTCTCCTGGCCAAATCAACCCGGCAATCAGATCATGCTCTATCCGCTCAAGGATAAAGAATCACCGGACAATATGAAAACCTGGTTTAAAGCACTGTAA
- a CDS encoding MFS transporter has product MQSSHTHKSGAPRRDMWYYALGESGTAIPLLTIGNFAMVFYTQALGLPATLAALALSITTLWDAITDPVMGHVTDNTKSRFGRRHPYLLIGGILVALSLYFVWFVPESIVSNHGLLFAYLLGVNILLRTAVTIFVIPFTALGFEICTTYESRASLQSIRYVVNMAINFTFGAMAWTLFFKDGINPDGSRLDGTNIVANYEQMGITIAIATLCLTLLCCYLTRHYITDSRAMKTAHAGIKAFFLSIVQIFRDPQANKVFLFYFVAQIGIGLTAQMQIYTFIDYMQLSAFQKTVVHSATMVGFTLGSLLIVWLVKHFEKRNICSGATVFSLAMGLLMFATFGQSAIREAVANMGEWYTTVLFALPQALFWLGCGIIIPLTISMIADASEVNFHKTGELKDGSYSAIFSFVIKAATSVGILISGFTLEWLGYAEGVTTQAPETARAIANFSFLGGPIVIALGLVFIWRYGINRDTLAAYKQNAHSNESTAAQTNA; this is encoded by the coding sequence ATGCAATCTTCACACACTCACAAGTCTGGCGCACCGCGCCGCGATATGTGGTACTACGCCCTCGGCGAAAGCGGTACGGCCATTCCCTTGTTGACAATCGGCAACTTTGCCATGGTGTTTTATACACAGGCATTAGGCTTGCCCGCCACACTGGCCGCGCTTGCGCTCAGCATTACCACACTGTGGGATGCGATTACCGACCCGGTGATGGGCCACGTCACCGATAACACCAAAAGCCGCTTCGGCCGACGCCACCCCTATCTGCTCATTGGTGGCATTCTGGTGGCGCTGTCGCTCTACTTTGTGTGGTTTGTGCCGGAATCCATAGTCAGTAACCACGGGCTGCTGTTTGCCTATCTGCTAGGGGTAAACATTTTGTTGCGCACCGCCGTCACCATTTTTGTGATTCCCTTTACTGCACTGGGCTTTGAGATTTGTACCACCTATGAATCGCGCGCCAGCCTGCAATCGATTCGCTACGTGGTGAACATGGCCATTAACTTTACCTTTGGTGCCATGGCCTGGACGCTGTTCTTCAAAGACGGCATCAATCCCGACGGCTCGCGCCTGGACGGCACAAATATCGTGGCCAACTACGAACAAATGGGCATTACCATCGCCATCGCCACCCTGTGCCTGACCTTATTGTGCTGTTATTTAACACGTCACTACATCACCGATTCGCGCGCCATGAAAACTGCCCACGCAGGAATCAAGGCATTTTTTCTGAGTATTGTGCAGATCTTCCGCGACCCACAAGCCAACAAGGTATTTCTGTTTTATTTTGTGGCGCAAATCGGCATCGGCCTTACCGCACAAATGCAGATCTACACCTTTATCGACTACATGCAGCTGTCGGCATTCCAGAAGACCGTGGTGCACAGCGCTACCATGGTGGGTTTCACACTCGGATCACTGCTGATCGTGTGGCTGGTAAAACATTTTGAGAAACGTAACATCTGCAGTGGGGCCACGGTATTTTCGCTGGCCATGGGCCTGCTGATGTTTGCCACCTTTGGTCAATCCGCCATTCGCGAAGCAGTAGCCAACATGGGCGAGTGGTATACCACCGTCTTGTTTGCATTGCCCCAGGCGCTGTTCTGGTTGGGCTGTGGCATCATTATTCCGCTGACCATCTCCATGATTGCCGATGCATCGGAAGTGAACTTCCACAAAACCGGCGAGCTGAAAGACGGCAGCTATTCGGCCATTTTCAGTTTTGTGATCAAGGCCGCCACCTCCGTCGGCATACTTATCAGTGGCTTTACCCTGGAGTGGCTTGGCTATGCTGAGGGTGTGACTACCCAAGCGCCTGAAACTGCCCGCGCCATCGCCAATTTCTCATTTTTGGGTGGTCCCATTGTAATAGCACTTGGCCTGGTGTTTATCTGGCGCTACGGTATCAACCGCGACACACTGGCGGCCTATAAACAAAACGCTCACAGCAACGAATCCACTGCGGCGCAAACCAACGCCTGA
- a CDS encoding sugar MFS transporter, which translates to MNTNTLSPDTPLNNRESQSRYWVPLCFLTILFFLWGFITALNDILIPHLQDVFTLTNTQAMLVQFAFFIAYFVVSLVYFLFAQKGKDLLNLIGYQNGLSLGLFIMAAGCLLFRPAASLESYGLFLFALFVLAGGMAILQIAANPYVSILGRPETASGRLNLSQALNSLGTTLAPIIGGILIFSHSGLSADVNSVAPPYTVMATTLFFMAVFFKLIRLPAFEDVNLQQDTKGSVWQFRHLTLGAVCIFMYVGAEVALGSILIKYLGLPDIAGMAELEASIYLSLYWAGLMVGRFLGAIAFTDNLKRSSIMALFALVWALAFGLCGLLVSWTAATIWAGFIALNIALMLVCKFSPNRTLMAFASVIVLLLAIAMLVGAKAAMWCVIAVGLFNSIMWSNVFTLAINNLGRFTSQGSSMLIMAILGAALVPPLMGLVADLISMELSLIVPLACYLYVIYYGLHGYRPKQH; encoded by the coding sequence ATGAATACAAACACCCTTAGTCCGGACACCCCGCTGAATAACCGCGAGTCACAAAGCCGTTACTGGGTACCCCTCTGCTTTCTCACCATCCTGTTTTTCCTGTGGGGATTTATCACAGCGCTGAACGATATTCTCATACCCCATCTACAGGACGTGTTCACGCTGACCAACACCCAGGCCATGCTGGTACAGTTCGCGTTTTTTATCGCCTATTTCGTGGTCTCGTTGGTGTATTTTTTATTCGCGCAAAAAGGCAAAGACCTGCTGAATTTGATTGGCTATCAGAACGGGCTTAGCCTGGGTCTGTTTATCATGGCCGCCGGTTGCCTGCTATTCCGCCCCGCCGCCAGCCTGGAAAGCTATGGGCTGTTTTTGTTTGCTTTATTTGTGCTGGCCGGCGGCATGGCGATTCTGCAGATCGCTGCCAATCCGTATGTGTCTATCCTCGGACGGCCCGAAACCGCATCTGGCCGGCTCAACCTTTCCCAGGCGCTGAATTCCTTGGGTACCACATTAGCGCCGATCATCGGCGGCATCCTTATTTTCAGTCATTCGGGCTTGAGCGCCGATGTCAACAGCGTAGCACCGCCATACACCGTAATGGCGACCACGCTGTTTTTCATGGCGGTGTTTTTTAAACTAATCAGACTGCCCGCGTTTGAAGATGTCAATCTGCAACAAGATACCAAAGGCAGCGTCTGGCAATTCCGCCATCTGACACTGGGTGCTGTCTGCATCTTTATGTACGTGGGTGCCGAAGTGGCGCTGGGCAGTATTCTGATCAAATACCTCGGGCTGCCGGACATTGCCGGCATGGCCGAGCTAGAAGCCAGCATTTACTTATCACTCTACTGGGCCGGTCTGATGGTTGGGCGCTTTCTGGGTGCCATAGCATTCACAGACAACCTCAAACGCAGCAGCATTATGGCCTTGTTCGCGCTGGTATGGGCATTGGCCTTCGGCCTTTGCGGCCTGTTGGTATCCTGGACTGCAGCCACAATATGGGCCGGCTTTATTGCGCTCAATATTGCATTGATGTTGGTGTGTAAATTCAGTCCAAATCGCACACTTATGGCGTTCGCCAGTGTGATCGTTTTACTACTGGCGATTGCCATGCTGGTGGGCGCTAAGGCCGCTATGTGGTGTGTGATTGCAGTGGGCTTGTTCAATTCCATCATGTGGTCAAATGTTTTTACGCTGGCCATTAACAATCTGGGGCGTTTCACCAGCCAGGGCTCGTCCATGCTGATTATGGCCATTCTCGGTGCAGCGCTGGTGCCACCCCTGATGGGACTGGTGGCCGATCTCATCAGTATGGAGCTGTCCCTGATCGTACCGCTCGCCTGCTACCTGTACGTGATCTACTACGGACTGCACGGCTACCGACCAAAACAACACTGA
- a CDS encoding ROK family protein, giving the protein MSGYLLGVDIGGTKCALVLATINGELLRREVLNTNTSQPPMETLKQLAALARERFSPDHLTSLRAIGISCGGPLDSARGLVLSPPNLPGWDAVPVTRFFSNLFGVPAALQNDANAGALAEWRFGAGKGSRNMVFLTFGTGLGAGLILNGQLYSGTNDLAGELGHIRLADSGPLAFGKHGSFEGFCSGAGIRLLGQAAVREAWQHNQGPAWCRTEAELATLTTQQLAQHACAGDALALKVFAESGKRLGQGLSMVIDLLNPEYIVIGSVFARCESFIAPAAHAVIAREALPGAAAVCRVVPAALGEQIGDYAAVGVAQLALSSADKHATTSKPACTASSVWPLA; this is encoded by the coding sequence ATGAGCGGTTACCTGCTGGGTGTGGATATTGGCGGCACCAAATGCGCCCTGGTACTGGCCACCATCAACGGTGAACTGTTGCGCCGGGAGGTGCTGAACACCAACACTTCGCAACCCCCCATGGAGACGCTCAAGCAACTGGCTGCGCTGGCGCGCGAACGCTTCAGCCCGGATCACCTTACGTCGCTGCGGGCCATCGGCATCAGCTGCGGAGGCCCGCTCGACAGCGCCCGGGGGTTAGTCCTGTCTCCGCCCAATCTGCCCGGTTGGGACGCGGTGCCGGTCACCCGCTTTTTCAGCAACCTCTTTGGTGTGCCCGCCGCTCTGCAAAATGACGCCAATGCCGGTGCGCTGGCCGAATGGCGGTTTGGTGCAGGCAAAGGCAGCCGCAACATGGTGTTTCTCACGTTCGGCACCGGACTGGGCGCCGGCTTGATTCTGAACGGGCAACTCTACAGCGGCACCAACGACCTGGCCGGTGAGCTGGGCCATATCCGGCTGGCCGACTCTGGCCCGTTGGCCTTTGGCAAACACGGTTCGTTCGAGGGATTTTGCAGCGGCGCAGGTATCCGACTGCTCGGTCAGGCGGCCGTACGGGAAGCCTGGCAACACAATCAGGGGCCGGCCTGGTGCCGCACCGAAGCCGAACTGGCCACACTGACGACACAGCAACTGGCACAGCACGCATGCGCAGGTGATGCCCTCGCGCTGAAGGTGTTTGCAGAATCCGGCAAACGGTTGGGCCAGGGCCTGAGCATGGTGATCGACCTGCTGAACCCCGAATACATTGTGATCGGTAGTGTGTTTGCGCGCTGTGAATCGTTTATTGCCCCTGCCGCCCACGCAGTCATTGCGCGTGAAGCCCTGCCCGGCGCGGCAGCGGTATGCCGGGTGGTACCTGCCGCATTGGGCGAGCAAATCGGTGACTACGCCGCGGTGGGTGTGGCGCAGCTCGCATTGTCATCAGCTGACAAACACGCGACCACATCGAAACCGGCCTGCACCGCCTCATCTGTTTGGCCCTTGGCCTGA